A window of the Nyctibius grandis isolate bNycGra1 chromosome 9, bNycGra1.pri, whole genome shotgun sequence genome harbors these coding sequences:
- the CXCR4 gene encoding C-X-C chemokine receptor type 4, translating into MAQSMDNSLDSLDLSSGLIIEFSDNGTDEIGSGDYGDYGEPCFQHENADFNRIFLPTIYSIIFLTGIIGNGLVIIVMGYQKKQRSMTDKYRLHLSVADLLFVITLPFWSVDAAISWYFGNVLCKAVHVIYTVNLYSSVLILAFISLDRYLAIVHATNSQRPRKLLAEKVVYVGVWLPAVLLTVPDIIFASTSEVEGKYLCDRMYPHENWLISFRFQHILVGLVLPGLIILTCYCIIISKLSHSKGHQKRKALKTTVILILAFFACWLPYYIGISIDTFILLGVIRHRCSLETIVHKWISITEALAFFHCCLNPILYAFLGAKFKTSAQNALTSVSRGSSLKILSKSKRGGHSSVSTESESSSFHSS; encoded by the exons ATGGCTCAGAGCATGGACAACAGCCTCGACAGCCTGGAT ctgtccTCTGGGTTGATCATTGAATTTTCTGATAATGGAACGGATGAGATTGGTTCAGGTGACTATGGAGACTACGGAGAGCCATGCTTTCAGCATGAGAATGCCGATTTCAACCGGATCTTCTTGCCAACAATCTACTCCATCATCTTCCTAACAGGAATAATCGGCAATGGATTGGTTATCATAGTTATGGGCtaccagaagaaacaaagaagcaTGACTGATAAATACAGGCTGCACCTCTCTGTGGCTGACCTCCTTTTCGTCATCACCTTGCCATTCTGGTCTGTGGATGCGGCCATAAGCTGGTACTTCGGGAATGTTCTATGTAAGGCAGTTCATGTCATTTACACAGTCAACCTCTATAGCAGTGTCTTGATTTTGGCCTTTATAAGTTTAGATCGTTACCTGGCAATAGTCCATGCTACCAACAGCCAGCGACCACGAAAGCTGTTGGCTGAGAAGGTGGTGTATGTAGGCGTGTGGCTCCCAGCTGTGCTTTTGACAGTGCCTGATATAATTTTTGCCAGTACTAGTGAAGTAGAAGGGAAGTATCTATGTGATCGCATGTACCCTCATGAAAACTGgctgatttctttcagatttcagCATATCTTGGTAGGACTTGTCTTGCCTGGTCTGATAATCCTGACGTGCTACTGTATTATAATATCTAAGCTGTCACATTCAAAAGGCCACCAGAAGCGCAAAGCCTTGAAGACAACGGTTATCCTCATCCTCGCCTTCTTTGCCTGCTGGCTGCCGTATTATATCGGCATCAGCATCGACACATTCATCTTGCTAGGAGTCATCAGACATCGTTGCAGCTTGGAGACGATAGTGCATAAATGGATCTCCATAACCGAAGCCCTGGCATTCTTCCACTGTTGCCTGAATCCAATTCTGTATGCCTTCCTGGGTGCCAAATTCAAAACATCAGCACAAAATGCCTTGACATCAGTTAGCAGAGGATCAAGCCTCAAGattctttcaaaaagcaaacGTGGGGGACATTCTTCTGTTTCTACAGAGTCCGAGTCTTCAAGTTTCCATTCCAGCTAA